From a region of the Sphaerodactylus townsendi isolate TG3544 linkage group LG16, MPM_Stown_v2.3, whole genome shotgun sequence genome:
- the HIC1 gene encoding hypermethylated in cancer 1 protein codes for MRGHPELACVAHSTGLPGGGGGGGGDGGDGGAAAMLDASESAGHSRQLLLQLNVQRAKGFLCDVILVVQNALFRAHKNVLAASSAYLKALVVHDNLINLDQEMVSPAVFRAVLDFIYTGCLGDVEGEPPAAQPSLGAVLAAASYLQIPDLVALCKRKLKRSGKYCHFRAGGGYSHLGKAPRGLRAATPVIQSCYSAPPPRPVEPGNPLSTHCGELYAAASSQGAPLHPHALCPPERLCSPLCGLDLSKKSPNGPPLPLPLPAPSSESRENSLPPGPNSPAVSGALLPGHPPFGEAASYRGSPGQEPSGRAEVAPEFLYRWMKHEPMVGGYVEDEDDDEEEGDCRGRRDKGGGAEAELDHKAESPPPRRYAGLDGAEPDGEAEDLENDKSTSEETGCSSGGPSPAAGSLERYLGYEPESFGGDNLYVCIPCGKGFPSSEQLNAHVEAHNEEDELYRKEAAEAAAAAGQGPPFLDKPLSAPLLSGAPGGCDLLRPYRCSSCDKAYKDPATLRQHEKTHWLTRPYPCSICGKKFTQRGTMTRHMRSHLGLKPFACDACGMRFTRQYRLTEHMRIHSGEKPYECQVCGGKFAQQRNLLSHMKMHAAAAAAAAAASTGPDGKLKLDFPDGVLAMARLAQQQQQHPDKDLLSAHFLAADPKLAMESLYLGLSPDKAAEVLAQGAAAAAAAAAAAAHLHNDHHARTIDRFSPP; via the exons ATGCGCGGCCACCCGGAGCTCGCCTGCGTGGCGCACTCGACGGGGCTCCCAG gcggcggcggcggcggcggaggcgaCGGAGGCGACGGCGGGGCCGCAGCGATGCTGGACGCGTCCGAGTCGGCGGGCCACTcccggcagctgctgctgcagctcaacGTGCAGCGGGCCAAGGGCTTCCTGTGCGACGTGATCCTGGTGGTGCAGAACGCGCTCTTCCGGGCGCACAAGAACGTGCTGGCGGCCAGCAGCGCCTACCTGAAGGCCCTCGTGGTGCACGACAACCTCATCAACCTGGACCAGGAGATGGTCAGCCCGGCCGTCTTCCGCGCCGTCCTGGACTTCATCTACACCGGCTGCCTGGGCGACGTCGAGGGCGAGCCGCCGGCCGCGCAGCCCAGCCTGGGCGCCGTCCTGGCCGCCGCCAGCTACCTGCAGATCCCGGACCTGGTGGCCCTCTGCAAGAGGAAGCTGAAGCGCTCGGGGAAGTACTGCCACTTCCGCGCCGGCGGCGGCTACTCGCACCTGGGCAAGGCGCCGCGGGGGCTGCGCGCCGCCACGCCGGTCATCCAGAGCTGCTACTCGGCGCCGCCGCCGCGGCCCGTGGAGCCGGGCAACCCGCTCAGCACCCACTGCGGGGAGCTCTACGCCGCCGCCTCCTCGCAGGGCGCGCCCCTCCACCCGCACGCCCTGTGCCCCCCGGAGCGCCTCTGCTCGCCCCTCTGCGGCCTGGACCTCTCCAAGAAGAGCCCCAACGGCcccccgctgccgctgccgctgcccgcGCCCTCGTCGGAGAGCCGCGAGAACTCGCTGCCCCCCGGGCCCAACAGCCCGGCCGTCAGCGGCGCCCTGCTGCCCGGGCACCCGCCTTTCGGGGAGGCCGCCTCCTACCGCGGCAGCCCCGGACAGGAGCCGTCGGGGCGCGCGGAGGTGGCCCCCGAGTTCCTGTACCGCTGGATGAAGCACGAGCCCATGGTGGGGGGCTACGTGGAGGACGaggacgacgacgaggaggaAGGCGACTGCCGCGGCCGGCGGGACAAGGGCGGCGGGGCCGAGGCGGAGCTGGACCACAAGGCCGAGTCGCCCCCGCCGCGCCGCTACGCCGGCCTGGACGGCGCCGAGCCCGACGGGGAAGCCGAGGACCTGGAGAACGACAAGAGCACCAGCGAGGAGACGggctgcagcagcggcggccCCTCCCCGGCGGCCGGCAGCTTGGAGCGCTACCTGGGCTACGAGCCGGAGAGCTTCGGCGGCGACAACCTGTACGTGTGCATCCCCTGCGGGAAGGGCTTCCCGTCGTCGGAGCAGCTGAACGCGCACGTGGAGGCGCACAACGAGGAGGACGAGTTGTACCGCAAGGAGGCggccgaggcggcggcggcggccgggcaGGGCCCGCCGTTCCTGGACAAGCCCCTGAGCGCGCCGCTGCTGTCGGGGGCCCCCGGGGGCTGCGACCTGCTGCGCCCCTACCGCTGCTCGTCGTGCGACAAGGCCTACAAGGACCCGGCCACGCTGCGGCAGCACGAGAAGACGCACTGGCTGACGCGGCCCTACCCGTGCTCCATCTGCGGCAAGAAGTTCACGCAGCGCGGCACCATGACCCGCCACATGCGCAGCCACCTGGGCCTGAAGCCCTTCGCCTGCGACGCCTGCGGCATGCGCTTCACCCGCCAGTACCGCCTCACCGAGCACATGCGCATCCACTCCGGCGAGAAGCCCTACGAGTGCCAGGTGTGCGGCGGCAAGTTCGCCCAGCAGCGCAACCTGCTCAGCCACATGAAGATgcacgcggcggcggcggcggcggcggcggcggcctcgaCGGGCCCCGACGGCAAGCTCAAGCTCGACTTCCCCGACGGCGTCCTGGCCATGGCGCgcctggcccagcagcagcagcagcacccggACAAGGACCTGCTCTCCGCGCACTTCCTGGCCGCCGACCCCAAGCTCGCCATGGAGAGCCTCTACCTCGGGCTCAGCCCCGACAAGGCGGCCGAGGTGTTGGCTCAAGGGGcggccgccgccgctgcagctgccgccgccgccgcccactTGCACAACGACCACCACGCCCGGACCATAGACCGCTTCTCGCCCCCCTGA